In the Topomyia yanbarensis strain Yona2022 chromosome 3, ASM3024719v1, whole genome shotgun sequence genome, one interval contains:
- the LOC131693982 gene encoding guanine nucleotide-binding protein subunit beta-1-like produces MNELEALRQEAETLKNAIRDARKAACDTSLVQATNNLEPIGRIQMRTRRTLRGHLAKIYAMHWGSDSRNLVSASQDGKLIVWDSHTTNKVHAIPLRSSWVMTCAYAPSGNFVACGGLDNICSIYNLKTREGNVRVSRELPGHTGYLSCCRFLDDNQIVTSSGDMSCGLWDIETGQQCTSFLGHTGDVMALSVSPQFRVFVSGACDASAKLWDVREGQCKQTFPGHESDINAVTFFPNGHAFATGSDDATCRLFDIRADQELAMYSHDNIICGITSVAFSKSGRLLLAGYDDFNCNVWDTLKAERAGILAGHDNRVSCLGVTENGMAVATGSWDSFLRVWN; encoded by the coding sequence ATGAATGAGCTCGAAGCACTGCGACAGGAAGCGGAGACGCTGAAGAACGCGATACGTGATGCTCGGAAGGCAGCCTGTGATACATCGTTGGTCCAGGCCACGAATAATCTGGAACCCATCGGTAGGATACAGATGCGAACTAGACGTACCTTGCGGGGTCATTTAGCTAAGATCTACGCGATGCATTGGGGTAGCGATTCTAGAAATCTAGTATCGGCATCTCAGGACGGTAAACTAATCGTGTGGGACTCGCACACGACGAACAAGGTTCACGCGATACCCTTGCGTTCGTCTTGGGTAATGACCTGTGCATATGCTCCATCCGGGAATTTTGTTGCCTGCGGAGGACTTGACAATATCTGTTCAATCTATAACCTCAAAACAAGAGAAGGAAACGTCCGAGTATCACGAGAACTGCCCGGCCATACAGGATATCTGTCTTGCTGCCGTTTTTTGGATGACAACCAAATAGTGACTAGCTCGGGCGACATGTCATGTGGGCTGTGGGATATCGAGACCGGTCAGCAGTGTACATCGTTTCTCGGACATACCGGTGACGTGATGGCACTGTCCGTCTCGCCCCAGTTCCGGGTCTTTGTGTCCGGAGCGTGCGATGCCTCCGCCAAGTTGTGGGACGTCCGGGAGGGCCAGTGCAAACAAACATTTCCGGGACACGAGAGCGATATAAACGCGGTTACATTTTTCCCAAATGGACACGCGTTTGCGACCGGTTCCGACGATGCCACCTGTCGGCTCTTTGACATTCGTGCCGATCAGGAGTTAGCGATGTACTCGCATGATAACATTATCTGCGGAATTACTTCGGTGGCGTTCTCTAAATCGGGTCGTCTATTACTGGCAGGCTATGATGATTTTAATTGTAACGTTTGGGACACACTGAAAGCAGAACGTGCCGGTATTCTTGCTGGCCACGATAACCGCGTGTCTTGCTTAGGTGTAACAGAGAATGGAATGGCGGTAGCTACCGGGTCCTGGGACTCGTTTCTGCGGGTATGGAACTAA